In one Zalophus californianus isolate mZalCal1 chromosome 10, mZalCal1.pri.v2, whole genome shotgun sequence genomic region, the following are encoded:
- the SPATA45 gene encoding spermatogenesis-associated protein 45 translates to MTSMNRTSEIITKLKESKQCLLKEINEKRESNCLVERSNQVSLLRVQKRHFSGAYMPSTHTQIKEYVPDSGRSSWVTLSLLAHTEKKHFPAKNNAIFG, encoded by the coding sequence ATGACTTCTATGAACAGAACCAGTGAAATAATTACAAAGCTCAAAGAAAGCAAACAATGTCTCCTGAAGGAGATAAATGAAAAGCGTGAATCCAACTGCCTTGTGGAAAGAAGCAATCAAGTCAGTTTACTGAGAGTTCAAAAGAGGCATTTCAGTGGTGCCTATATGCCCTCAACTCACACCCAAATCAAAGAATACGTTCCTGATAGTGGTAGGAGCTCCTGGGTCACACTGAGTCTCCTTGCTCACACGGAGAAAAAGCACTTTCCTGCAAAAA